In one Prosthecochloris aestuarii DSM 271 genomic region, the following are encoded:
- a CDS encoding TRC40/GET3/ArsA family transport-energizing ATPase, which produces MRLILMTGKGGVGKTSMAAATGLRCAELGYKTLVLSTDPAHSLADSFAVALGHEPRKICENLWGAELDVLEELEQNWGSVKRYISEVLQARGLEGVQAEELAILPGSDEIFGLVRVFRHYKEGEYDVLIIDSAPTGTALRLLSIPEVGGWYMRRLYKPFEKVAMTLRPLVEPIFRPLAGFSLPDKEMMDVPYEFYQKIEKLGEILKDNTVTTVRLVTNPERMVINESLRAHAYLSLYDISTDLIIANRIIPDEVSDPYFQYWKENQRLYRGEIHDNFSPLPVKEVPLYSREICGLETLEKLSRLLYADEDPSKVYYKETTFKVNQVKNGYQLELFLPGIQKDQVQISKKGDELNVRIGNHRRNIVLPQALAALKTAGAEMDGEHLRIKFVAQAGR; this is translated from the coding sequence ATGCGTTTGATTCTGATGACGGGGAAAGGCGGTGTGGGAAAAACGTCTATGGCTGCGGCAACCGGTCTTCGTTGTGCTGAGTTGGGATACAAGACTCTGGTATTAAGCACTGACCCTGCCCATTCCCTTGCTGATAGTTTTGCTGTTGCCCTTGGTCATGAACCTCGTAAGATCTGTGAAAATTTATGGGGTGCGGAGCTTGATGTTCTTGAGGAACTGGAGCAGAACTGGGGCTCTGTCAAACGCTATATTTCCGAGGTTCTTCAGGCCAGAGGGCTGGAGGGCGTTCAGGCGGAGGAGCTTGCTATTCTTCCGGGCTCCGATGAGATTTTCGGGCTTGTGCGTGTGTTCCGTCATTACAAGGAGGGGGAGTATGATGTGCTGATTATCGATTCGGCACCGACCGGAACGGCATTGAGGCTGCTGAGTATTCCTGAAGTTGGCGGATGGTACATGCGCCGGCTCTATAAACCGTTCGAGAAAGTGGCGATGACGCTTCGTCCGTTAGTAGAGCCTATTTTCAGGCCTCTTGCAGGATTTTCTCTTCCTGATAAGGAGATGATGGATGTTCCTTATGAGTTTTATCAGAAAATAGAGAAGCTGGGGGAAATTCTCAAGGATAATACCGTAACCACCGTGCGACTTGTAACCAACCCCGAGAGAATGGTCATCAACGAGTCGCTGCGGGCTCACGCCTATTTGAGTCTGTACGATATTTCGACGGACCTTATCATTGCCAACAGAATTATTCCTGATGAGGTATCTGATCCGTATTTTCAGTACTGGAAGGAAAATCAGCGTCTTTACCGGGGGGAAATTCATGATAACTTCAGTCCTCTTCCTGTTAAGGAGGTTCCTCTCTACTCACGTGAGATCTGCGGACTTGAGACTCTTGAAAAGCTCAGCAGGCTGTTGTATGCCGATGAGGATCCCTCAAAGGTCTACTATAAGGAGACGACTTTCAAGGTCAACCAGGTGAAAAACGGATATCAGCTCGAACTGTTTCTCCCCGGCATTCAGAAGGACCAGGTGCAGATCAGCAAGAAGGGCGATGAGCTTAACGTTCGCATCGGCAATCATCGGAGAAACATCGTTCTGCCTCAGGCTCTTGCAGCCCTTAAAACTGCAGGAGCGGAGATGGACGGAGAGCATTTGAGAATCAAGTTCGTTGCCCAGGCGGGGCGGTAA
- a CDS encoding pentapeptide repeat-containing protein: MKKILLPATIVMLCQFGPASVNGYCANQAQVNQLRSDVATWNSLRSKGSEPVIDLNYAKLNDANLNDADLHDASMIKAGLNGAAINRSNLKNANLYLAKLKRANIKDASLEGANLVKTDMRSACMSRTNLRSANLAMADLRWVILDEVNLNSAFLEKAKLFGATLKSADLRGANLKGVEMLGQANLTGAKVSVNTILPNGKRATSLWASIHGARFIKEPETPAVVMDYSEISLPEINTVGIPEKPNDSTTPGPPALKPQIILEQDVQAWNAMRTQQPELKPDMEEEDLSDARLEGADLKALAMNNATMDGADMDSADFSGSQLANTSWKRADLKNANFQNADLTGANFENAFMRGANLSNANLTGARFYGTRVQDANMQNADMQKVNLFNADLTGANLCGANLKNAQLMDTILNGAHISTSTITPSGKPATRSWAVLRGARFTDNKE; encoded by the coding sequence ATGAAAAAAATTCTTCTTCCTGCAACAATAGTCATGCTTTGCCAGTTTGGCCCCGCCTCTGTAAACGGGTATTGCGCCAACCAGGCACAGGTCAACCAGTTACGCTCCGATGTCGCGACATGGAACAGCTTGCGCAGTAAGGGCTCCGAACCGGTCATAGACCTCAATTATGCAAAACTGAACGATGCCAACCTCAACGATGCGGATCTGCACGATGCGTCGATGATCAAAGCCGGGCTCAACGGAGCCGCTATCAACCGCTCAAATCTGAAGAACGCAAACCTTTATCTGGCAAAGCTCAAACGCGCAAACATCAAAGATGCCTCTCTCGAAGGAGCAAATCTCGTAAAAACGGATATGAGAAGCGCCTGCATGTCGCGCACAAACCTACGATCGGCAAATCTTGCCATGGCCGACTTGCGCTGGGTCATTCTCGATGAGGTGAACCTCAATAGCGCGTTCCTGGAAAAAGCGAAACTGTTCGGGGCAACACTCAAAAGTGCAGACCTGAGAGGTGCTAATCTGAAAGGAGTAGAAATGCTCGGACAAGCCAACCTCACAGGAGCAAAGGTTTCCGTAAATACTATTTTGCCAAATGGGAAGCGCGCAACATCGCTCTGGGCATCCATACACGGAGCCCGATTCATCAAAGAACCCGAAACTCCGGCTGTTGTCATGGACTACTCAGAGATCAGCCTTCCTGAAATAAACACGGTCGGAATTCCAGAAAAACCGAACGATTCCACCACTCCCGGCCCCCCTGCACTCAAGCCGCAAATCATACTGGAGCAGGATGTTCAGGCATGGAATGCCATGCGCACGCAGCAACCGGAACTCAAGCCGGACATGGAAGAAGAAGACCTCAGCGATGCCCGCCTTGAGGGAGCCGACCTGAAAGCCCTTGCAATGAACAATGCGACAATGGACGGAGCCGATATGGATAGTGCGGACTTTTCAGGCTCCCAGCTTGCAAACACCTCATGGAAAAGAGCTGATCTGAAAAACGCAAACTTCCAGAACGCCGATCTGACAGGCGCAAACTTCGAAAATGCCTTCATGAGAGGAGCAAATCTCTCGAACGCCAATCTCACAGGAGCGCGTTTCTATGGAACAAGGGTTCAGGACGCCAACATGCAGAATGCCGATATGCAGAAGGTCAATCTCTTCAACGCCGATCTGACAGGCGCCAACCTCTGCGGAGCCAATCTGAAAAACGCACAGCTTATGGATACCATCCTCAACGGGGCACACATCTCAACATCGACAATCACCCCTTCGGGAAAACCCGCCACACGAAGCTGGGCTGTACTTCGTGGGGCTCGATTCACTGACAACAAAGAGTAA
- a CDS encoding DMT family transporter: MSVLLMIIASACFATMAALIKALGPSLPIPEIIFFRSIIPLPFFLAVLLIKKQRIFVVAWKTLILRSLFGFLAMSGFYFALIHLPLAESVFLGRTQPLILALLAPWVVNEKPTGAVWIAIGTGLLGVICIIQPSFGWMPAAWASIGAASASAMAHLLVRRLNRTDAPVTIVTNFFLVSAILSGVWTAAVFTPPVASQWALLIGIALFSTFGQFLMTIAYRKDHAPVVAAASYASIIFSIFYGYAFWHELPPASAGIGGTLIITGSCILIRSRI; encoded by the coding sequence ATGAGTGTTCTGCTGATGATTATCGCTTCTGCCTGCTTCGCGACCATGGCCGCCCTGATCAAGGCTCTCGGGCCATCACTGCCGATACCGGAGATCATTTTCTTCCGCAGCATCATCCCCCTGCCGTTCTTTCTGGCAGTGCTCCTCATCAAAAAACAGCGCATCTTTGTCGTTGCCTGGAAGACACTGATCCTGAGATCGCTCTTCGGCTTTCTTGCCATGAGCGGCTTTTACTTCGCCCTTATCCATCTTCCTCTCGCAGAAAGCGTTTTCCTCGGCAGAACGCAGCCACTGATCCTCGCCCTTCTCGCTCCATGGGTGGTCAATGAAAAACCTACAGGAGCGGTCTGGATTGCGATCGGCACCGGACTGCTCGGCGTCATCTGCATCATTCAACCATCGTTCGGATGGATGCCAGCAGCATGGGCAAGCATCGGGGCCGCATCGGCCTCAGCCATGGCTCATCTGCTGGTACGCCGTCTCAACCGCACCGATGCTCCAGTGACAATCGTAACGAACTTCTTTCTCGTTTCAGCTATCCTGAGCGGCGTGTGGACAGCCGCAGTCTTCACTCCGCCAGTCGCCTCCCAATGGGCCCTTCTGATCGGCATAGCGCTCTTTTCCACCTTCGGTCAGTTTCTCATGACCATCGCCTACCGCAAAGACCACGCCCCTGTTGTCGCTGCCGCCAGTTATGCGTCAATCATCTTCTCCATCTTCTACGGCTATGCATTCTGGCATGAACTGCCGCCGGCATCAGCCGGAATCGGAGGAACCCTTATTATCACCGGCTCATGTATCCTTATCCGATCAAGAATATAG
- a CDS encoding SDR family oxidoreductase: MTEKIGYTGTVLVAGATGKTGTWIVRRLQQYGVGVRVLVRSVEKAASLGDVDVVVGRIQSNDDIAKAVKGCSAVISALGSSEVFGEASPGEVDRDGVKRLADEAAKAGVKHFGLVSSIAVTKWFHPLNLFGGVLSMKLEGENHVREIFSQDGRTYTIVRPGGLKDGEPLQYKLKTDQGDRIWNGFTNRSDVAELLVLSLTNEKAWKTTFEVVTEEEAPQQSLDYCFEGLQKG; encoded by the coding sequence ATGACTGAAAAAATCGGATATACGGGGACTGTTCTGGTGGCTGGGGCGACCGGAAAGACCGGTACCTGGATTGTCAGAAGACTTCAGCAGTATGGTGTTGGTGTACGGGTGCTGGTGCGTTCTGTGGAGAAGGCCGCATCATTGGGGGATGTTGATGTTGTGGTTGGCAGGATTCAGAGCAACGACGATATAGCAAAGGCTGTCAAGGGGTGCAGTGCGGTTATTTCCGCATTAGGATCAAGTGAGGTTTTCGGAGAGGCTTCTCCGGGAGAGGTTGATCGGGATGGCGTCAAGAGGCTGGCTGATGAAGCCGCAAAAGCGGGAGTAAAGCATTTTGGGCTGGTCAGCTCGATTGCGGTGACAAAATGGTTTCATCCTTTGAATCTGTTTGGCGGAGTGCTCTCCATGAAGCTTGAGGGCGAGAACCATGTGAGAGAGATCTTTTCACAGGATGGTCGGACCTATACGATCGTTCGCCCTGGCGGATTGAAGGATGGCGAACCTCTGCAGTATAAGCTCAAAACAGATCAGGGCGACAGGATCTGGAACGGTTTTACCAACCGGTCTGACGTTGCTGAACTGCTGGTGCTTTCGCTGACGAACGAGAAGGCCTGGAAGACCACCTTTGAGGTTGTCACCGAGGAGGAAGCTCCTCAGCAGTCGCTTGATTATTGTTTTGAGGGCTTGCAAAAAGGATGA
- a CDS encoding DUF5714 domain-containing protein, translated as MLYQFENWKRFTSDGIAIYASTSTANWFVPNPAGDQLLDHLARPGALNGSAEHLAFLARLPSAVDNAYEGRSRLLKLEHIRELWLHITNRCNMACSHCLFASSPEEQEELCAERILELAEEAWGAGCRLFALTGGEPLVHREINTIIRGLLDLQDAHVVILTNGLLADRVTTAFTDDLDRIHLQISLDGIGEKHDELRGKGAFSRLTSTLQQLHAQAVPVTLSMCVTRDNMQDMEDVIVFSKEHGVTNVHFMWYFVRGRGEEQQFVDPLKIFGNLRRAAAKAEQLGIHIDNIESLKTQVFAPPGTIHDGSTAGWESLAIGPDDKLYPTAALVGVAELATPLDKGIVAAWKESPVLERIRKTSIVDDSSPLRHILGAGDLDHCYLSNGTFSGADPYMPLHEAIALWLITAKLPDTPESRKPAIRLQMGEILESCGAHGSISLIHSNCLLATATNESLSSIQEFYSSATGDSNKEILNPVGYDTSLISHIPQAYRFRGYGCGSPVMDAAIEEGEQVVDLGCGSGVECFIAARMTGRNGSVTGIDMLDPMLELAAKAAPGVTDALGYSNVTFRKGMLEELPLETGSADVVLSNCVMNLSLNKRQSYSEILRILKPGGRMVISDVVCETEPDAAIRNDETLRGECIAGALSESHLLALLAESGFDAIRLIKRFPYRVVNGHQFFSLTYTASRPQQKEPVKVMYRGPLPWILSNGGTLLARGKSVTIDRAEAEGLGDSLFLFDENGYVTNVEGENCCSCAIAPEEQPATAESLKPSQDESHRSGCMVCAKPLIYEEEEHSRTCSYCGQTFKTQTVCSEGHFVCDNCHADDAVDVIRHLCLTTEETDMLKLFEHIRSHPATNIHGPEYHAMVPGIILATWRNLGGDIIDMNIESGISRGKTIVGGSCGFMGICGAAAGAGIAFSIMLKANPLKAKERKSAQQVTAAILAHIARLKAARCCQRDCWIALTKSAELSRELLAIPLKADHSVSCTQKELNNECLGKGCPIY; from the coding sequence ATGCTCTATCAGTTCGAAAACTGGAAACGCTTCACCTCCGACGGCATTGCAATCTATGCCAGTACCTCCACAGCAAACTGGTTTGTCCCGAACCCTGCCGGAGATCAGCTCCTTGATCATCTTGCAAGACCGGGAGCACTGAACGGCAGCGCGGAGCACCTTGCATTTCTTGCGCGACTGCCGTCAGCAGTTGACAACGCCTATGAAGGAAGAAGCCGGTTGCTCAAACTCGAGCATATTCGCGAACTGTGGCTTCATATCACAAACCGCTGCAATATGGCCTGCTCCCACTGCCTCTTTGCTTCATCACCCGAAGAGCAGGAAGAGCTCTGTGCAGAAAGAATCCTTGAGCTGGCAGAAGAAGCATGGGGCGCAGGATGCAGGCTCTTTGCCCTCACAGGCGGTGAGCCGCTGGTTCACCGTGAAATCAACACGATCATACGAGGCCTGCTCGACCTTCAGGATGCCCATGTGGTCATTCTTACCAACGGACTCCTTGCTGACAGAGTCACGACAGCGTTTACTGATGATCTTGACCGGATACATCTGCAGATCAGTCTCGACGGCATCGGCGAAAAACATGACGAGCTGCGCGGCAAGGGGGCGTTCAGCAGGTTGACGTCAACCCTGCAACAGCTCCATGCACAAGCAGTCCCCGTGACGCTCTCGATGTGCGTCACACGCGATAACATGCAGGATATGGAGGATGTCATCGTCTTCAGCAAAGAGCATGGCGTGACCAATGTGCACTTCATGTGGTATTTTGTTCGCGGACGTGGAGAAGAACAACAGTTTGTCGATCCCCTGAAAATCTTCGGTAATCTCCGTCGTGCTGCTGCAAAAGCAGAACAGCTGGGAATCCACATCGACAATATCGAATCACTCAAAACACAGGTCTTCGCCCCTCCTGGTACTATCCATGACGGCAGTACCGCTGGATGGGAATCCCTTGCCATCGGTCCTGACGACAAGCTCTACCCGACCGCTGCCCTGGTGGGCGTTGCTGAACTGGCAACACCACTCGACAAGGGCATCGTCGCCGCCTGGAAAGAGAGCCCTGTGCTTGAGCGTATCAGAAAAACCTCGATCGTCGACGACTCCTCTCCTCTTCGCCATATACTTGGTGCCGGTGATCTCGACCACTGCTACCTCTCTAACGGCACCTTTTCTGGTGCAGACCCCTACATGCCGCTCCACGAGGCAATCGCGCTCTGGCTTATCACCGCCAAACTTCCTGACACTCCTGAAAGCCGCAAACCAGCGATCCGTTTGCAGATGGGAGAAATCCTCGAAAGCTGCGGAGCTCACGGAAGCATTTCCCTTATTCACTCGAACTGCCTTCTGGCAACGGCCACGAATGAGAGCCTCTCCTCCATACAGGAATTCTATAGCTCGGCAACCGGCGACAGCAACAAGGAAATTCTCAACCCGGTCGGTTATGACACCTCACTGATCAGCCATATTCCCCAGGCCTATAGATTCAGAGGATACGGCTGCGGCAGTCCGGTGATGGATGCAGCCATTGAAGAGGGGGAACAGGTGGTTGACCTGGGATGCGGGAGCGGCGTCGAATGCTTCATTGCTGCCAGGATGACCGGTCGCAATGGTTCTGTAACGGGAATCGACATGCTTGACCCGATGCTGGAACTGGCGGCAAAAGCCGCACCAGGCGTTACCGATGCACTCGGCTACAGCAACGTCACCTTTCGTAAAGGAATGCTTGAAGAGCTTCCTCTCGAAACCGGTTCGGCAGACGTGGTGCTCTCCAACTGCGTCATGAACCTCTCGCTCAACAAACGGCAATCCTACAGCGAAATACTTCGCATCCTCAAACCCGGCGGAAGAATGGTTATTTCCGATGTCGTCTGTGAAACGGAACCCGACGCCGCCATCCGCAACGACGAAACCCTCAGAGGAGAGTGCATCGCAGGCGCTCTGAGCGAAAGCCACCTGCTTGCGCTGCTTGCAGAAAGCGGCTTCGACGCTATCCGCCTGATCAAGCGTTTCCCATACAGAGTTGTCAATGGACACCAGTTTTTCTCACTCACCTATACAGCCTCCCGACCTCAACAAAAAGAACCGGTAAAAGTCATGTACCGCGGACCGTTGCCGTGGATACTGTCCAACGGGGGAACATTGCTTGCAAGAGGAAAATCAGTCACCATCGACCGGGCAGAAGCAGAAGGGCTCGGCGACTCGCTCTTTCTTTTCGATGAGAATGGCTACGTCACCAATGTCGAAGGGGAAAACTGCTGTTCATGCGCTATCGCTCCGGAAGAGCAGCCCGCAACGGCTGAATCTCTTAAACCATCACAGGACGAAAGTCATCGTTCCGGATGCATGGTCTGCGCCAAACCGCTTATCTATGAAGAAGAGGAACATTCTCGAACCTGCAGTTACTGCGGACAAACGTTCAAAACACAGACCGTCTGCTCAGAAGGGCACTTTGTGTGCGACAACTGCCATGCCGACGATGCCGTCGATGTCATCCGCCATCTCTGCCTGACAACTGAAGAAACCGATATGCTCAAGCTCTTCGAGCATATCCGCAGCCACCCGGCCACGAACATCCATGGGCCCGAATACCACGCCATGGTACCGGGAATCATACTGGCCACATGGAGAAACCTGGGAGGTGATATCATTGATATGAACATCGAAAGCGGTATCAGTCGCGGTAAAACCATAGTCGGCGGATCATGCGGATTCATGGGCATCTGCGGAGCTGCCGCAGGAGCCGGTATTGCCTTCAGCATCATGCTGAAAGCCAACCCGCTCAAAGCGAAAGAACGAAAATCGGCCCAGCAGGTCACCGCGGCAATCCTTGCTCATATTGCCAGGCTCAAAGCTGCCCGATGCTGCCAGAGAGACTGCTGGATCGCACTGACAAAAAGCGCTGAACTCTCCCGTGAGCTGCTCGCAATCCCACTCAAAGCAGACCATAGTGTCAGCTGTACCCAGAAAGAGCTCAACAATGAATGTCTTGGAAAGGGATGCCCGATCTACTGA
- a CDS encoding DUF2490 domain-containing protein — protein MKRNVTTRTIGLLLSLLLLTAPSIAKADDTHSWNTLSAKFTLDQHWMLHAGSDQKFVDDMTEYGIWTLFAAPYYKAATNLLLGFEVRHQETKKNNLWVEENRFTPVVIYKKRSKPAYITLRERVEYRTREAGNYWVSRNYIKAGLNTGPVSPYISNELFYDLNLEKFNENRLAAGLDIALSKKVLAGLYYMYKSNEKQGDWYGTNIVGTALTVKR, from the coding sequence ATGAAAAGAAACGTAACCACCCGGACAATCGGCCTGCTGCTCTCCCTCCTGCTTCTTACCGCTCCATCAATCGCCAAAGCCGACGACACCCATTCATGGAACACGCTCAGCGCCAAATTCACTCTCGACCAACACTGGATGCTGCATGCCGGATCAGACCAGAAATTTGTTGACGATATGACCGAATACGGCATCTGGACCCTCTTTGCGGCCCCTTACTACAAAGCAGCAACAAACCTCCTGCTGGGATTTGAGGTCCGCCATCAGGAAACAAAAAAAAATAACCTGTGGGTCGAAGAGAACCGTTTCACACCTGTCGTCATCTACAAAAAACGATCGAAACCGGCTTACATAACACTGAGAGAACGTGTCGAATACCGCACACGAGAGGCGGGGAACTACTGGGTAAGCCGCAACTATATCAAAGCGGGACTCAATACCGGACCGGTTTCGCCCTATATCTCAAATGAGCTCTTCTATGACCTGAACCTTGAAAAATTCAATGAAAACCGCCTTGCAGCAGGTCTTGATATCGCGCTGTCGAAAAAAGTACTGGCCGGGCTCTACTATATGTACAAATCAAACGAAAAACAAGGCGACTGGTACGGCACCAACATCGTTGGCACAGCCCTTACCGTCAAACGGTAA
- a CDS encoding bacteriochlorophyll c-binding family protein — protein sequence MNRISGAFTQGAEAYGRFLEVFIDGHWWVVGDALENVGKTTKRLGANAYPHLYGGTSGGMRGSSPEVSGYAKPTKSVQQRFKD from the coding sequence ATGAACAGGATATCAGGCGCATTTACCCAGGGAGCCGAAGCATATGGCCGGTTTCTTGAGGTTTTTATTGACGGACACTGGTGGGTCGTAGGCGATGCACTTGAAAACGTAGGAAAAACCACGAAACGTCTCGGTGCCAACGCCTACCCGCACCTCTACGGAGGAACATCCGGAGGCATGAGAGGCTCCTCTCCCGAAGTTTCCGGCTATGCCAAACCGACAAAGTCAGTCCAGCAGCGCTTCAAGGACTGA
- a CDS encoding sodium:solute symporter, with amino-acid sequence MQPLDLSIIIVFLLAMTVYGIWQGHTNRSTGDYFLGGRNLPWIVAMLSIVATETSVLTFVSIPGIAYRGDWTFLQLAMGYILGRILVSAILLPVYFKQGVSSIYEVIGKRFGKPMQKLSSIVFLITRILADGVRFLATAVVVEAVTGWPMPVAVLIIGVVTLIYTLSGGIKTVVWLDSIQFMLYLAGGVLTIGFILSSLDADPASALLSLAREGKLRIINTDTHLLSNPWAFFSAFAGGTLLSFASHGVDYMMVQRALGCKNLESAQKAMIGSGVFVFIQFSVFLLAGSLIYLYLEGDLNVAKDREFATFIVSYLPPGLKGLLLAGVLSAAMSTLSSSINALASSTVTDLLGGKASLNQSRLISFVWAAILIAIALGFDESDNAIVILGLQIASFTYGGLLSLFLLSQSKKTFHPASLAAGLMTGMGSVFLLQYAGIAWTWYISFSLVINISTAFIVNLLLPARNQT; translated from the coding sequence ATGCAGCCACTTGACCTGTCCATTATCATCGTTTTTCTCCTGGCAATGACCGTGTACGGTATATGGCAGGGGCACACCAACCGTTCGACCGGAGACTATTTTCTCGGAGGAAGAAATCTGCCGTGGATAGTCGCCATGCTCTCAATCGTTGCAACAGAAACGTCTGTTCTGACCTTTGTCAGTATTCCCGGCATCGCCTACAGGGGAGACTGGACCTTTCTTCAGCTCGCCATGGGCTACATTCTCGGGAGAATTCTCGTCAGCGCAATCCTGCTGCCCGTCTATTTCAAGCAGGGAGTCTCTTCCATCTACGAGGTCATCGGAAAGCGTTTCGGAAAACCGATGCAGAAACTCTCTTCCATCGTCTTCCTTATCACCAGAATTCTTGCTGACGGGGTCCGGTTTCTGGCGACGGCTGTCGTCGTCGAAGCAGTCACCGGCTGGCCGATGCCTGTCGCTGTTCTCATTATCGGAGTGGTAACCCTTATCTATACCCTCTCTGGCGGTATTAAAACGGTTGTCTGGCTCGACAGCATCCAGTTCATGCTCTACCTTGCCGGAGGAGTACTCACCATCGGTTTCATTCTTTCATCTCTTGACGCAGATCCGGCAAGCGCCCTGCTCTCTCTTGCCAGGGAAGGAAAGCTCAGGATCATCAATACCGATACCCACCTCCTGAGTAACCCCTGGGCATTTTTCAGCGCTTTTGCCGGTGGAACGCTGCTCTCCTTCGCATCTCACGGCGTTGACTATATGATGGTCCAGCGAGCACTCGGCTGTAAAAACCTTGAGTCGGCTCAAAAAGCAATGATCGGCAGCGGTGTCTTTGTGTTCATACAATTCTCCGTCTTCCTGCTGGCAGGCTCACTTATCTACCTCTATCTTGAAGGAGATCTGAATGTCGCAAAAGACAGAGAATTTGCAACATTCATCGTCAGCTACCTACCGCCCGGCCTCAAAGGACTCCTTCTGGCTGGTGTTCTCTCGGCGGCTATGTCGACGCTCAGCTCTTCGATCAATGCTCTTGCCTCGTCGACCGTCACCGACCTTCTGGGGGGGAAAGCGTCGTTAAACCAGTCCCGCCTGATCAGTTTCGTATGGGCTGCAATACTTATTGCCATAGCGCTGGGATTTGATGAAAGTGACAATGCCATTGTCATTCTCGGACTGCAGATCGCATCGTTCACCTATGGCGGACTGCTCAGCCTCTTTCTTCTCTCGCAGAGCAAAAAAACATTTCACCCCGCAAGCCTTGCTGCAGGGCTCATGACAGGAATGGGCAGCGTTTTTCTTCTTCAGTACGCAGGTATTGCCTGGACGTGGTATATTTCGTTCTCTCTCGTGATCAATATTTCAACCGCTTTTATCGTGAACCTTCTGCTGCCGGCCAGGAATCAGACGTAA
- a CDS encoding exo-beta-N-acetylmuramidase NamZ family protein: MIATGLDLLLQDTSALKGKNIALIANQTSVTRDLDYSWNALAEKGIRLKRIFSPEHGLFATEQDQVAVTVQPETGCDIVSLYGDCMESLLPDESLFDDIDILLFDIQDVGARYYTYVNTLALIMEAIDGRDIELIILDRPNPLGGIHVEGPMPDPAYRSFVGIFPVPVRHAMTPGELAHLYRDWRKIDINLTVISLQGWQRTMNFSKTGLPWIPPSPNMPTTETALVYPGMCLLEGLNISEGRGTTTPFLHFGAPFIEPYDLKKSLDELELEGVIFRPTFFKPSFHKYSNEVAGGLFLHVCDPESFDAFSTAIALTAALQRLYPQELRFLDEVYEFNATFPAFDLLCGSGSLRRMISENRPFEELRASWKKDEAAFLSAKEIFHLY, translated from the coding sequence ATGATCGCTACCGGACTGGACCTGCTGCTGCAGGACACCTCGGCACTCAAAGGAAAAAACATTGCCCTGATTGCCAATCAGACATCCGTCACCCGAGATCTCGACTACTCATGGAATGCTCTTGCCGAAAAGGGTATCCGCCTGAAACGGATTTTCTCCCCCGAACACGGGCTTTTTGCAACCGAACAGGATCAGGTGGCTGTAACAGTTCAACCCGAAACAGGCTGTGACATCGTCAGTCTGTATGGGGACTGCATGGAAAGCCTGCTTCCCGATGAGTCCCTCTTCGACGATATAGACATTCTGCTTTTCGATATCCAGGATGTCGGAGCCAGATACTATACCTACGTCAACACGCTCGCCCTGATCATGGAGGCAATAGACGGGCGGGATATCGAGCTCATCATTCTTGACCGCCCTAACCCGCTTGGGGGCATCCATGTCGAAGGACCTATGCCTGACCCCGCCTACCGTTCATTTGTCGGGATTTTTCCTGTACCCGTTCGCCATGCCATGACTCCGGGAGAACTGGCACACCTCTATCGCGATTGGCGAAAAATCGACATCAATCTTACCGTCATCTCATTGCAGGGATGGCAGCGAACCATGAATTTCAGCAAAACAGGCCTCCCCTGGATACCCCCATCTCCGAATATGCCCACCACGGAAACAGCTCTGGTCTATCCCGGGATGTGCCTGCTCGAAGGACTCAATATTTCAGAAGGCAGAGGGACAACAACCCCCTTCCTCCATTTCGGAGCACCGTTCATTGAACCCTATGACCTGAAAAAATCGCTTGACGAACTCGAGCTGGAAGGGGTGATCTTCCGACCGACATTTTTCAAACCGTCGTTTCACAAATACAGCAATGAAGTCGCAGGCGGGCTCTTTCTCCACGTCTGTGATCCGGAAAGCTTCGACGCATTCTCGACCGCTATCGCTCTGACAGCCGCGCTTCAGCGCCTCTATCCGCAAGAACTCCGTTTTCTTGATGAAGTCTATGAATTCAACGCAACCTTCCCCGCATTCGATCTTCTCTGCGGCAGCGGATCGCTTCGCAGGATGATCTCTGAAAACCGCCCGTTTGAGGAACTGAGAGCCTCATGGAAAAAGGATGAGGCAGCATTTCTTTCTGCCAAGGAAATCTTTCACCTCTACTGA